A window from Neobacillus sp. PS3-40 encodes these proteins:
- a CDS encoding zinc-finger domain-containing protein — protein sequence MKDLRRRELIENAESIIVQYCEGCFLHIQLKQESGRRFAHRFCISQCTVGEKLKEYGKKLS from the coding sequence GTGAAGGATCTTAGAAGACGTGAACTCATTGAGAATGCTGAATCCATAATAGTTCAGTATTGTGAGGGATGTTTTTTACATATACAGTTAAAACAGGAAAGTGGACGAAGGTTTGCACACCGGTTTTGTATTTCACAATGTACGGTTGGTGAGAAGCTCAAAGAATACGGAAAAAAGCTAAGTTGA
- the cspD gene encoding cold-shock protein CspD, with protein MQNGKVKWFNNEKGFGFIEIEGGDDVFVHFSAISGEGFKSLEEGQEVSFEIVEGNRGPQAANVVKL; from the coding sequence ATGCAAAACGGTAAGGTTAAATGGTTCAACAATGAAAAAGGTTTTGGATTTATTGAAATTGAAGGTGGAGATGACGTATTCGTACACTTCAGCGCAATTTCAGGTGAAGGATTTAAGTCATTAGAAGAAGGCCAAGAAGTTTCTTTTGAAATCGTTGAAGGAAACCGCGGACCACAAGCAGCTAACGTTGTAAAACTATAA
- the cydB gene encoding cytochrome d ubiquinol oxidase subunit II: MELSELWFVLIAVLFIGFFFLEGFDFGVGMSTRLLARNQSERSIMVNTIGPFWDANEVWFLTGGGAIFAAFPQWYATMFSGYYLPLLAVLLFLIGRGVSFEFRRKVDNPRWTNIWDWVVFFGSLMPPFLLGVLFSSMLKGMPIHKDMNMTAGFSDYINIYSLWGGATITLLCFLHGLNFLALKTEGEIRKRSALLAKKMVIAVLGALIIFVALSVFFTDIFKVRLIPELVIVVLIVLAYGLSYLFISKKREGWSFTMSGLGLVFTVSAIFVGLFPRVMISSINKAFDLTVYNASSGPYSLKVMTIVALTILPFILGYTIWSYYIFRKRVTDKEHLTY, translated from the coding sequence ATGGAATTGAGTGAATTATGGTTTGTTCTAATTGCTGTTCTCTTTATCGGTTTCTTCTTTCTTGAAGGCTTTGACTTTGGCGTGGGAATGTCTACACGTCTCCTTGCCCGTAATCAATCTGAACGGTCGATTATGGTTAATACAATCGGACCGTTTTGGGATGCAAATGAAGTTTGGTTTTTAACAGGTGGCGGGGCCATATTTGCTGCTTTCCCACAATGGTATGCTACGATGTTTAGTGGCTATTATTTGCCATTGCTTGCTGTCCTGTTATTTCTGATTGGACGTGGGGTTTCATTTGAATTTCGACGGAAGGTTGATAATCCACGCTGGACAAATATATGGGACTGGGTAGTTTTCTTTGGCAGCTTAATGCCACCATTCTTACTAGGCGTCTTATTCTCAAGTATGTTGAAAGGAATGCCCATTCATAAAGATATGAATATGACAGCTGGATTTTCGGATTATATTAATATTTATTCTCTTTGGGGTGGGGCAACCATAACATTACTATGTTTTTTACATGGCTTAAATTTCCTTGCTTTAAAGACTGAAGGGGAGATTAGGAAACGTTCAGCATTACTAGCAAAGAAAATGGTAATCGCAGTATTGGGAGCACTGATTATTTTTGTTGCATTATCTGTATTTTTCACAGATATATTTAAAGTCCGGCTGATTCCAGAACTAGTGATAGTTGTATTAATCGTACTTGCATATGGATTATCATACCTTTTCATTTCAAAAAAGCGTGAGGGTTGGTCATTTACCATGTCAGGGCTCGGGTTAGTGTTTACAGTATCAGCTATATTTGTCGGTCTGTTCCCAAGGGTAATGATTAGTTCGATCAATAAAGCATTTGATCTAACGGTCTATAATGCTTCAAGTGGACCTTATTCCCTTAAGGTGATGACCATAGTGGCATTAACGATTTTACCATTTATTTTAGGATATACCATTTGGAGTTACTATATTTTCCGGAAACGGGTTACGGATAAGGAGCATTTAACATACTGA
- the cydD gene encoding thiol reductant ABC exporter subunit CydD, translated as MEKSLFSYKGIKPVIVSLAILTVIQGIAIITQAYYLAGAISSLFGGDLFAKVVKKLVIFFISLVFRQFLTILKKNIAFHFAARTGEVYQDLLVQKLFQLGPRFVKEEGSGQTVTLVMEGLIKFRHYFELFIPKFMNMAFIPAIVCIYILFENIRSAVILFLALPILIIFMILLGMAAKTKADKQFESYQLLSNHFVDSLRGLETLKYLGLSHEHITKIKLVSERYRQATMGTLRIAFLSSFALDFFTMLSIATVAVFLGVGLINGTIELRSALTILILAPEYFLPIREVGADYHATLDGKNAGKKIQEILNRESLQQKQEPIPLWNLTSTLTLKEMGVNFANSDGQVLQDIHFSVTGSKKIGIIGASGAGKSTLIDLLSGFLTPTSGEILIDDRRLASLSHEGWQKQVTYIPQHPYLFHDTVLNNIRFYHPEATDEDVEEAAHRAGLTTVIHELPHKFHTVIGDGGRTLSGGQEQRIALARAFLGNRSVILLDEPTAHLDIETEFELKETIMQLFTDKLVFFATHRLHWMLEMDQIIVLNHGKIMEVGTHEELMKQQDCYYQLANTQMEGI; from the coding sequence ATGGAAAAATCTCTGTTCTCTTACAAGGGAATTAAACCAGTAATAGTTAGCCTTGCTATTTTGACTGTAATACAGGGGATTGCGATCATAACCCAAGCTTATTATTTAGCAGGGGCAATTTCCTCCCTTTTTGGGGGAGATTTGTTTGCAAAAGTAGTAAAAAAATTAGTTATTTTTTTCATATCACTAGTATTTCGGCAATTTCTTACAATATTAAAAAAGAATATAGCTTTTCATTTCGCTGCTAGAACGGGCGAAGTGTATCAGGATTTATTGGTTCAGAAATTGTTCCAACTTGGGCCACGCTTTGTGAAAGAGGAAGGCTCAGGGCAGACAGTTACATTGGTTATGGAAGGGTTAATAAAATTTCGTCACTATTTTGAGCTTTTTATTCCAAAGTTTATGAATATGGCTTTCATACCTGCAATCGTCTGTATCTATATACTTTTTGAAAATATCCGATCTGCTGTCATTTTATTTCTAGCACTACCAATCCTTATTATCTTTATGATCCTCCTAGGAATGGCGGCAAAAACGAAGGCAGATAAACAATTCGAATCATACCAGTTATTGTCAAACCATTTTGTTGATTCATTGCGAGGGCTGGAAACACTTAAATATTTAGGACTGAGTCATGAGCATATTACCAAGATTAAATTAGTAAGCGAAAGGTATCGCCAGGCTACAATGGGAACATTGAGAATAGCCTTTTTATCTTCCTTTGCACTAGATTTTTTTACAATGCTCTCAATTGCGACTGTTGCCGTTTTTCTTGGGGTCGGCTTAATTAATGGGACCATCGAGTTGCGTTCTGCACTAACGATTCTTATCCTTGCCCCGGAGTATTTTCTACCAATTAGAGAAGTTGGAGCTGATTACCATGCAACACTCGATGGTAAAAATGCTGGCAAAAAGATTCAGGAAATCCTTAATAGGGAATCTTTGCAGCAAAAACAGGAGCCTATTCCACTCTGGAATTTAACAAGTACACTTACACTTAAAGAAATGGGTGTTAATTTTGCAAACAGTGATGGGCAAGTTTTGCAGGATATTCATTTTTCAGTTACAGGTTCAAAAAAAATTGGAATTATCGGCGCAAGTGGAGCAGGAAAATCAACATTAATCGATCTTTTAAGCGGGTTTTTAACACCTACGTCAGGGGAAATATTGATTGATGACAGGAGGCTTGCATCACTGTCACATGAAGGCTGGCAAAAGCAAGTAACGTATATTCCCCAACATCCGTATTTATTTCATGATACCGTTTTAAACAATATTCGATTTTATCATCCAGAGGCAACCGATGAAGATGTAGAAGAGGCAGCACATCGTGCAGGACTGACGACCGTGATCCACGAGTTACCGCATAAATTTCATACAGTAATTGGTGATGGCGGTAGGACCTTAAGCGGTGGACAAGAACAACGGATCGCCCTTGCACGTGCATTTCTGGGAAATCGATCAGTGATTTTGCTAGATGAACCAACTGCCCATTTGGATATTGAAACGGAATTCGAATTAAAAGAAACAATAATGCAATTGTTTACTGACAAACTCGTGTTCTTTGCCACACACCGCTTGCATTGGATGTTGGAGATGGATCAAATTATTGTCCTAAATCACGGTAAAATAATGGAAGTTGGAACACATGAAGAGTTAATGAAACAGCAGGATTGTTATTATCAGCTTGCGAACACACAAATGGAGGGAATCTAA
- the cydC gene encoding thiol reductant ABC exporter subunit CydC: MGKNKWISPYLRQYRWLFALSILLGLLTLLFGGALMFSSGYLISKAATQPESILMVYVPIVGVRAFGIGRAVLSYVERLTGHQLILKILSEMRVRLYKMIEPQALLLRSNFRTGDILGTLSHDIEHLQDFYLKTLLPSIVSLLLYTVIIICTGIFSIPFAILLAILIGLLIFVGPLLSFISMKVKNERLKTGRNHLYQQFTDAIFGSSDWIFSGKYSGFIQQYKEMEQKLLTIEIEKRSFVNWRDLINQMVLGSVVIMTLYWASEQTLDGRIQPTLIAAFGLIMFSLLESFLPIAGAVSETTTYRDSLRRLKAFKGDDQPILREVDDMNELNDKSKVSIEINQLTFTYSSAPPLLDDFSLKVEQGEKIAIIGRSGAGKSTLLKLILGALVPSSGEIKLNGKDSFELASSESISKIMAVLNQKAYLFNTTVMNNIRLGNPNASDEDVYEVAEMVQLHHMISNLPKGYDTNMNETGQRFSGGERQRIALARILLQKTPIVIIDEPTVGLDPITEVKLLTTIFETLKGKTIIWVTHHLIGVEKMDRILFLEQGKKVMEGSHQQLLTSEERYRRLYQLDRPLYMTE, translated from the coding sequence ATGGGCAAAAATAAATGGATTTCCCCCTATTTACGTCAATATCGTTGGCTGTTTGCACTCTCCATCTTGCTTGGTTTGCTAACACTTCTCTTCGGAGGCGCATTAATGTTCTCATCTGGATATTTAATTTCAAAAGCTGCGACACAACCTGAATCTATTTTAATGGTTTATGTACCAATAGTGGGGGTTCGTGCTTTTGGAATTGGGAGGGCTGTGCTTAGCTATGTGGAAAGGCTAACGGGTCATCAGTTAATTTTGAAAATTCTTTCTGAAATGCGTGTTAGGCTTTATAAAATGATTGAGCCGCAAGCACTGTTGCTCAGGTCAAATTTTCGTACAGGTGATATACTTGGCACACTTTCCCATGATATTGAACATTTGCAGGACTTTTATTTAAAAACACTTCTCCCTTCAATTGTTTCTCTACTACTTTATACTGTAATCATTATTTGTACGGGTATTTTTTCCATTCCATTCGCTATTCTTTTGGCCATTTTAATAGGTTTGCTAATTTTTGTTGGACCACTGCTTTCATTCATTTCTATGAAGGTGAAAAATGAACGGCTGAAGACGGGAAGAAATCATCTATATCAACAATTTACTGATGCTATTTTTGGTAGTAGTGACTGGATTTTTAGTGGGAAATACTCAGGCTTTATTCAACAATATAAAGAAATGGAACAAAAACTTCTGACTATTGAAATTGAGAAACGATCTTTTGTGAATTGGAGAGATTTGATAAATCAGATGGTCTTGGGTTCAGTTGTTATTATGACCCTTTATTGGGCTAGTGAGCAAACTCTCGATGGAAGAATACAACCAACGTTAATTGCTGCTTTTGGTCTTATTATGTTTTCTTTGTTGGAGTCTTTTCTTCCAATAGCAGGAGCGGTAAGTGAAACAACAACTTACCGAGATTCATTAAGGCGCCTTAAAGCTTTTAAAGGTGATGATCAGCCAATCTTAAGGGAAGTAGATGATATGAACGAACTAAATGATAAATCCAAAGTATCCATTGAAATAAACCAGTTAACGTTTACCTATTCATCTGCTCCTCCTTTATTAGATGATTTTAGCTTGAAAGTTGAGCAAGGTGAGAAAATTGCCATTATTGGGCGGAGTGGTGCTGGGAAATCGACGCTATTAAAATTAATTCTTGGGGCACTTGTGCCAAGTAGTGGTGAAATTAAACTAAATGGTAAAGATTCGTTTGAGTTGGCATCATCTGAATCGATTTCAAAAATAATGGCTGTCCTCAATCAGAAAGCATATTTATTTAATACAACGGTCATGAACAATATCCGCCTTGGTAATCCTAATGCATCAGATGAAGATGTTTATGAAGTAGCCGAAATGGTTCAATTGCATCATATGATCAGCAATTTACCTAAAGGGTACGATACGAATATGAATGAAACAGGGCAACGTTTTTCAGGCGGGGAACGGCAAAGAATTGCACTGGCACGAATTTTATTGCAAAAGACTCCAATCGTTATCATAGATGAACCGACCGTTGGGCTCGATCCAATAACAGAAGTGAAGCTATTGACCACTATTTTTGAAACATTGAAGGGTAAAACAATTATTTGGGTGACTCATCATTTGATAGGTGTAGAGAAAATGGATCGCATTCTATTTTTGGAGCAAGGTAAAAAGGTCATGGAAGGGTCTCATCAACAATTGCTAACCAGCGAAGAAAGATATCGGCGTTTATATCAGCTTGATCGTCCCCTTTACATGACGGAGTAA
- a CDS encoding cytochrome ubiquinol oxidase subunit I, with translation MDQVLLARIQFATTTIYHFFFVPLTIGLVFMVALMETLYVVKKKEIYKKMAKFWGHLFLINFAVGVVTGIIQEFQFGMNWSDYSRFVGDVFGAPLAIEALLAFFMESTFIGLWIFGWERLSKKVHLVCIWLVSIGTIMSGFWILTANAFMQVPVGYEIKNGRAQMNDFLALITNRQVWVEFPHVITGALCTGAFFVAGISAFHLIKKRHVDFYKKSLNIALIIGLIGSLGAALSGHGQAQYLVKTQPMKMAAAEAIWKDTPDPAPWSAFALIDSAKKENKFEINIPYALSFLSYSKFEGSLKGMESLQKEYSQKYDSKVGKGTNYIPPVKTTYWSFRLMIGFGSAMILLAMIGLYLWRKDRIEHSHIFLKFLLPAISFPFLANTFGWIMTEVGRQPWTVFGLMTTSDSVSPNVSPSTVLFSIIMYLILFTILACVMVYLLIREIKKGPGTHHDSSSVLSTDPFSKEGV, from the coding sequence ATGGATCAAGTATTGTTGGCTAGAATCCAATTTGCAACAACAACCATCTACCACTTCTTCTTTGTGCCACTTACTATTGGACTGGTTTTTATGGTTGCTTTGATGGAAACCTTGTATGTTGTGAAGAAAAAAGAGATTTATAAAAAAATGGCAAAATTTTGGGGGCATTTGTTCTTAATAAATTTTGCAGTTGGTGTCGTGACAGGAATTATTCAAGAGTTTCAATTTGGAATGAACTGGTCTGATTATTCTCGTTTTGTTGGTGATGTCTTTGGAGCACCACTAGCTATTGAAGCATTATTAGCCTTTTTTATGGAGTCAACATTTATAGGGCTGTGGATTTTTGGATGGGAGCGGTTATCCAAAAAGGTTCATCTGGTCTGTATTTGGCTTGTATCAATCGGAACAATTATGTCAGGCTTTTGGATTTTAACAGCAAACGCCTTTATGCAAGTACCGGTTGGATACGAAATAAAAAATGGACGTGCCCAAATGAATGACTTTCTTGCCCTTATCACGAATCGGCAAGTTTGGGTAGAATTTCCCCATGTTATAACAGGAGCTCTATGCACTGGTGCATTCTTTGTTGCTGGAATAAGTGCATTTCATTTAATAAAGAAAAGGCATGTAGATTTTTATAAAAAATCTTTGAATATCGCCCTGATAATAGGGTTAATTGGAAGTCTTGGAGCTGCATTAAGTGGACATGGTCAAGCTCAGTACCTTGTAAAAACTCAGCCAATGAAAATGGCAGCTGCAGAGGCTATTTGGAAGGATACACCTGATCCTGCTCCATGGTCTGCATTTGCACTTATTGACTCAGCAAAAAAAGAAAATAAGTTTGAAATCAATATTCCGTATGCCTTAAGCTTTTTATCCTATTCAAAATTTGAAGGAAGTCTTAAAGGAATGGAATCCCTTCAAAAGGAGTATTCACAGAAATACGATTCAAAGGTAGGCAAGGGCACAAATTATATCCCTCCAGTTAAAACAACGTACTGGAGTTTCCGTTTAATGATTGGCTTTGGCTCAGCAATGATTTTACTTGCAATGATAGGTTTGTACTTATGGAGGAAAGATCGCATTGAACATAGTCATATTTTCTTGAAATTCCTTCTTCCAGCTATATCATTTCCATTTTTGGCCAATACCTTTGGATGGATTATGACAGAAGTTGGCCGCCAGCCATGGACAGTTTTTGGCTTGATGACAACCTCAGATTCTGTTTCACCAAATGTTTCACCTAGTACGGTCCTGTTTTCAATAATCATGTATCTCATACTCTTTACTATCCTTGCTTGTGTAATGGTTTATTTATTGATTCGTGAAATTAAAAAGGGTCCAGGAACACATCATGATTCAAGTTCAGTTTTATCAACGGATCCATTCAGTAAGGAAGGTGTTTAA